In Chelmon rostratus isolate fCheRos1 chromosome 9, fCheRos1.pri, whole genome shotgun sequence, the following proteins share a genomic window:
- the LOC121611467 gene encoding heterogeneous nuclear ribonucleoprotein A0-like gives MSDQLCKLFVGGLNVDTDDDGLRKHFEQYGTLTDCVVVVNKQLQRSRCFGFVTYSSTEEADAAMAARPHTVDGNAVEVKRAVAREDANKPEALAKVKKIFVGGLKDDIEEEHLTEYFSQYGQIEKSEVISEKETGKKRGFGFVYFNDHDAADKAVVVKFHTVNGHKVEVKKALTKQEMQAASRTGMAPRGRPGRGMRGNQNGYGSRDYGGNYNYGNGGGYNCGGYGGYGGPYGGGYGDQGSGYGGGNGYNEFGSGYGQHSSGYGPMKGPPFQRSAAPYTRGGGGGGGYPRGGYGGGY, from the coding sequence atgtccgACCAGCTTTGTAAACTTTTCGTCGGTGGACTAAACGTGGACACCGACGACGATGGCCTGCGTAAGCATTTCGAGCAGTACGGCACGCTCACCGACTGCGTTGTCGTCGTGAATAAGCAGCTGCAGCGGTCCCGCTGTTTCGGCTTTGTAACCTACTCCTCAACAGAAGAGGCCGACGCAGCAATGGCGGCCAGGCCGCACACCGTCGACGGCAACGCGGTCGAGGTGAAGCGGGCCGTGGCGAGAGAAGACGCAAACAAGCCAGAGGCGCTCgctaaagtgaagaaaatattCGTCGGCGGTCTGAAAGACGACATCGAAGAGGAACATCTGACCGAATACTTCTCACAGTACGGTCAAATCGAGAAGTCCGAAGTCATCTCGGAGAAGGAGACCGGAAAGAAAAGGGGATTCGGCTTTGTTTACTTCAACGATCATGACGCAGCCGACAAGGCGGTTGTGGTGAAGTTCCACACCGTCAACGGACACAAAGTTGAGGTGAAGAAGGCCCTGACCAAGCAGGAGATGCAGGCGGCCAGCAGAACCGGTATGGCGCCGAGGGGCAGACCGGGTAGAGGCATGAGGGGAAATCAAAATGGCTACGGCAGCAGAGACTACGGCGGAAACTACAACTACGGAAATGGCGGAGGCTACAACTGTGGCGGCTACGGAGGGTATGGCGGACCGTATGGGGGTGGCTACGGAGACCAGGGAAGTGGCTATGGAGGTGGAAACGGCTACAACGAGTTTGGCAGCGGCTACGGCCAGCATTCTTCTGGTTATGGTCCCATGAAAGGACCACCCTTCCAAAGGAGCGCTGCGCCCTACACCAGAGGCGGCGGTGGTGGCGGCGGCTACCCGAGGGGGGGCTACGGTGGCGGCTACTAA